The following proteins come from a genomic window of Amaranthus tricolor cultivar Red isolate AtriRed21 chromosome 14, ASM2621246v1, whole genome shotgun sequence:
- the LOC130800055 gene encoding flavonoid 3'-monooxygenase CYP75B137-like produces the protein MYLETWEIQFLTLLALIWAIFLLKRNRNRQQPPTPPGPSGLPIFGNLFSLDPELHTYFTNLSKVHGPIYSLRLGTKLCVVISSAIHAKEVLKDHDLVFSNRDVPIAGRVATYGGANIVWSPYGAVWRLLRKICIRGMLGTATLDAVHGIRRQEIQQMIRGLSKKAGKATVNIGEEVFLMVMRVVTEMLWGGTVMEAEERKNIGLEFRVAVTEFTSLLGVPNLSDFFPCLAWFDFQGVAKRMSRCVKWLDEIFVKVIDQKSRNGGERDDRKRTQKDFLDTLLQIKDDYEDEAIAKVPFSMSNLKALLMDMVVGATDTTSNTVELAMAEILKNTKVLKRIQQELDEVVGRDSIVEEHHIYKLPYLLAVMKEALRLHPVVPLLVPHCPSESCIVGGYTIPKGSQVFVNVWAIHRDPSVWSNPLEFDPERFLNAKFDFKGNDFNYLPFGSGRRICAGITMAERMVLYSLASLLHLFDWKFLEGESSDVHEKFGIVLSKKTPLILIPERRLSSAALYE, from the exons ATGTATTTAGAAACCTGGGAAATTCAGTTCCTTACCCTCCTTGCCTTAATCTGGGCTATCTTCCTTCTCAAAAGAAACCGAAACCGCCAACAACCACCTACGCCACCAGGCCCATCGGGCCTCCCCATATTTGGCAACCTCTTCTCTCTAGACCCAGAACTCCATACCTACTTCACCAACTTGTCCAAAGTTCACGGGCCCATATACTCTCTCCGGCTTGGAACTAAGCTTTGTGTGGTTATCTCATCGGCTATACATGCCAAGGAGGTGCTCAAAGACCATGACCTTGTTTTTTCCAACCGTGACGTGCCCATTGCTGGGAGAGTCGCCACGTATGGTGGAGCCAACATAGTGTGGTCTCCCTATGGTGCAGTATGGCGACTGCTGAGGAAGATTTGTATAAGAGGGATGCTTGGCACCGCCACACTGGATGCTGTCCATGGAATTCGCAGGCAAGAAATCCAGCAGATGATTCGGGGATTGTCAAAGAAAGCAGGGAAAGCTACTGTCAATATTGGGGAGGAAGTGTTTTTGATGGTGATGAGGGTCGTGACAGAGATGTTGTGGGGAGGGACAGTGATGGAAGCCGAGGAGAGAAAGAATATTGGGTTGGAGTTTCGTGTAGCGGTAACAGAGTTCACTAGTTTATTGggtgttccaaatttgtcagATTTCTTTCCATGTTTGGCTTGGTTTGATTTCCAAGGAGTAGCAAAGAGGATGAGCAGGTGTGTCAAGTGGTTGGATGAGATTTTTGTGAAGGTGATTGATCAAAAGTCGAGGAATGGTGGCGAAAGAGACGACAGGAAGAGGACTCAAAAGGATTTTCTAGATACTTTGTTGCAAATTAAGGATGATTATGAGGATGAAGCTATTGCAAAAGTTCCATTTTCCATGTCTAATCTGAAAGCATTGCTCATG GATATGGTGGTAGGAGCAACTGACACGACCTCAAACACAGTTGAACTTGCAATGGCAGAAATTTTGAAAAACACTAAGGTGCTAAAAAGGATTCAGCAAGAGCTCGACGAAGTAGTCGGTAGGGACAGCATCGTAGAGGAGCATCACATCTACAAACTCCCTTACTTGCTAGCTGTAATGAAAGAAGCGCTGCGTTTGCACCCTGTAGTCCCCCTGCTAGTCCCTCATTGCCCGAGTGAGTCTTGCATTGTTGGGGGCTATACCATTCCCAAAGGTTCTCAGGTCTTTGTAAACGTATGGGCTATCCATCGGGACCCTTCGGTATGGAGTAACCCATTAGAATTTGACCCAGAAAGGTTTCTGAATGCTAAGTTTGATTTCAAGGGAAACGACTTCAATTACCTTCCCTTTGGCTCGGGCAGAAGGATTTGTGCCGGAATAACAATGGCTGAGAGAATGGTGTTGTATTCACTTGCCTCGCTGTTACATCTTTTCGATTGGAAATTTCTCGAGGGAGAAAGTTCAGATGTTCATGAGAAGTTTGGGATCGTTTTGAGCAAGAAGACTCCGCTCATACTGATACCTGAGCGCAGGTTATCAAGTGCAGCTTTGTATGAATAG
- the LOC130800053 gene encoding flavonoid 3'-monooxygenase CYP75B137-like isoform X2: MILEAWLIPILTLFTISCTIFFLTRKQNRLQPPGPPGPKGLPILGNLLSLDPELHTYFTSWAQTYGPIYSLQLGNKLGIVISSATHAREVLKDHDTIFANRDVPAAGRVATYDGLDIVWSPYGATWRLLRKVCVRELLSPATLDAVYGLRRQEIRRMIHGLSEKTDKTVVNIGEEMFLVVMKVVTGMLWGGSVVAEEERENIGSEFRAAVSELTGLLSVPNLSDFFPGLERFDLQGVEKRMKKCAKWLDGIFEKVIEQRLRNGGESKKDFLEVLLQMKDDFEGEGSDKVSFSMTHLKALLMDMVVGGTDTTSNTVELAMAEILNKPEVLKNIQQELDSVVGRDNVVEEHHTFKLPYLLAVMKEALRLHPVLPLLVPHCPSESCIIGGYTIPKGSRVFVNVWAIHRDPSIWSNPLEFDPDRFLNAKFDFSGNDFSYFPFSSGRRICVGIAMAERMVLYSLASLLHSFDWKLPEGEELDLQEKFGIVLSKKTPLLVIPHCRLSSADMYDKIKD, translated from the exons ATGATTTTAGAAGCTTGGCTAATTCCCATCCTCACTCTCTTCACCATATCCTGCACCATCTTTTTTCTAACCAGAAAACAAAACCGCCTACAACCACCAGGCCCACCAGGCCCTAAAGGACTCCCCATACTCGGAAACCTTCTTTCACTGGACCCCGAACTCCATACCTATTTTACTTCATGGGCCCAAACTTACGGCCCAATTTATTCTCTCCAGCTTGGCAACAAGCTCGGGATCGTCATCTCCTCCGCTACTCACGCCAGAGAAGTTCTCAAAGACCATGACACCATCTTTGCCAACCGTGACGTACCCGCTGCTGGAAGAGTCGCCACGTATGATGGGTTAGACATAGTGTGGTCCCCATATGGTGCCACGTGGAGGTTACTGAGGAAAGTCTGTGTAAGAGAATTACTCAGTCCTGCTACATTGGATGCCGTTTATGGACTCCGTAGGCAGGAGATCCGGCGTATGATCCATGGGTTGTCAGAGAAAACGGATAAAACGGTGGTTAATATTGGGGAAGAAATGTTTTTGGTGGTAATGAAGGTGGTGACGGGGATGTTGTGGGGAGGATCGGTGGTAGCtgaggaggagagagaaaatatcGGGTCGGAGTTTCGGGCTGCGGTGTCGGAATTAACAGGTTTATTGAGTGTACCGAATTTATCGGATTTTTTCCCGGGTTTGGAGCGGTTTGATTTGCAAGGGGTGGAGAAAAGGATGAAGAAATGTGCAAAATGGTTGGATGGTATTTTTGAGAAGGTGATTGAACAAAGATTGAGAAATGGTGGTGAGAGTAAGAAGGATTTCTTGGAGGTTTTGCTACAAATGAAGGATGATTTTGAAGGTGAAGGTAGTGATAAGGTTTCATTTTCAATGACACATCTTAAAGCTTTGCTAATG GATATGGTGGTTGGAGGAACCGACACTACTTCGAACACCGTTGAACTTGCAATGGCGGAAATTCTAAACAAACCAGAGGTGTTGAAAAACATTCAACAAGAGCTGGATTCAGTCGTTGGCAGAGATAACGTAGTGGAGGAGCATCACACCTTCAAACTCCCTTACCTACTAGCCGTGATGAAAGAAGCGCTACGTTTACACCCTGTACTGCCCCTCCTAGTCCCTCATTGCCCAAGTGAGTCTTGCATTATCGGGGGTTATACCATTCCCAAGGGTTCCCGGGTCTTTGTAAACGTATGGGCTATCCATCGAGACCCTTCAATATGGAGCAACCCATTGGAATTTGATCCAGACAGGTTCCTGAATGCGAAGTTTGACTTCAGTGGGAATGACTTCAGTTACTTTCCCTTTAGCTCGGGCAGAAGGATTTGTGTCGGAATAGCAATGGCCGAGAGAATGGTGTTGTATTCACTGGCTTCATTGTTACATTCTTTTGATTGGAAACTTCCGGAGGGAGAGGAATTAGATCTTCAAGAGAAGTTTGGGATTGTCTTGAGCAAGAAAACGCCTCTTTTAGTTATTCCGCATTGCAGGCTATCTAGTGCAGATATGTATGATAA GATTAAAGATTAA
- the LOC130800053 gene encoding flavonoid 3'-monooxygenase CYP75B137-like isoform X1: MILEAWLIPILTLFTISCTIFFLTRKQNRLQPPGPPGPKGLPILGNLLSLDPELHTYFTSWAQTYGPIYSLQLGNKLGIVISSATHAREVLKDHDTIFANRDVPAAGRVATYDGLDIVWSPYGATWRLLRKVCVRELLSPATLDAVYGLRRQEIRRMIHGLSEKTDKTVVNIGEEMFLVVMKVVTGMLWGGSVVAEEERENIGSEFRAAVSELTGLLSVPNLSDFFPGLERFDLQGVEKRMKKCAKWLDGIFEKVIEQRLRNGGESKKDFLEVLLQMKDDFEGEGSDKVSFSMTHLKALLMDMVVGGTDTTSNTVELAMAEILNKPEVLKNIQQELDSVVGRDNVVEEHHTFKLPYLLAVMKEALRLHPVLPLLVPHCPSESCIIGGYTIPKGSRVFVNVWAIHRDPSIWSNPLEFDPDRFLNAKFDFSGNDFSYFPFSSGRRICVGIAMAERMVLYSLASLLHSFDWKLPEGEELDLQEKFGIVLSKKTPLLVIPHCRLSSADMYDNMIHLCGAMIVLRSSSQIWNFPLVRFQQVLSMCAGLSLTSFP, translated from the exons ATGATTTTAGAAGCTTGGCTAATTCCCATCCTCACTCTCTTCACCATATCCTGCACCATCTTTTTTCTAACCAGAAAACAAAACCGCCTACAACCACCAGGCCCACCAGGCCCTAAAGGACTCCCCATACTCGGAAACCTTCTTTCACTGGACCCCGAACTCCATACCTATTTTACTTCATGGGCCCAAACTTACGGCCCAATTTATTCTCTCCAGCTTGGCAACAAGCTCGGGATCGTCATCTCCTCCGCTACTCACGCCAGAGAAGTTCTCAAAGACCATGACACCATCTTTGCCAACCGTGACGTACCCGCTGCTGGAAGAGTCGCCACGTATGATGGGTTAGACATAGTGTGGTCCCCATATGGTGCCACGTGGAGGTTACTGAGGAAAGTCTGTGTAAGAGAATTACTCAGTCCTGCTACATTGGATGCCGTTTATGGACTCCGTAGGCAGGAGATCCGGCGTATGATCCATGGGTTGTCAGAGAAAACGGATAAAACGGTGGTTAATATTGGGGAAGAAATGTTTTTGGTGGTAATGAAGGTGGTGACGGGGATGTTGTGGGGAGGATCGGTGGTAGCtgaggaggagagagaaaatatcGGGTCGGAGTTTCGGGCTGCGGTGTCGGAATTAACAGGTTTATTGAGTGTACCGAATTTATCGGATTTTTTCCCGGGTTTGGAGCGGTTTGATTTGCAAGGGGTGGAGAAAAGGATGAAGAAATGTGCAAAATGGTTGGATGGTATTTTTGAGAAGGTGATTGAACAAAGATTGAGAAATGGTGGTGAGAGTAAGAAGGATTTCTTGGAGGTTTTGCTACAAATGAAGGATGATTTTGAAGGTGAAGGTAGTGATAAGGTTTCATTTTCAATGACACATCTTAAAGCTTTGCTAATG GATATGGTGGTTGGAGGAACCGACACTACTTCGAACACCGTTGAACTTGCAATGGCGGAAATTCTAAACAAACCAGAGGTGTTGAAAAACATTCAACAAGAGCTGGATTCAGTCGTTGGCAGAGATAACGTAGTGGAGGAGCATCACACCTTCAAACTCCCTTACCTACTAGCCGTGATGAAAGAAGCGCTACGTTTACACCCTGTACTGCCCCTCCTAGTCCCTCATTGCCCAAGTGAGTCTTGCATTATCGGGGGTTATACCATTCCCAAGGGTTCCCGGGTCTTTGTAAACGTATGGGCTATCCATCGAGACCCTTCAATATGGAGCAACCCATTGGAATTTGATCCAGACAGGTTCCTGAATGCGAAGTTTGACTTCAGTGGGAATGACTTCAGTTACTTTCCCTTTAGCTCGGGCAGAAGGATTTGTGTCGGAATAGCAATGGCCGAGAGAATGGTGTTGTATTCACTGGCTTCATTGTTACATTCTTTTGATTGGAAACTTCCGGAGGGAGAGGAATTAGATCTTCAAGAGAAGTTTGGGATTGTCTTGAGCAAGAAAACGCCTCTTTTAGTTATTCCGCATTGCAGGCTATCTAGTGCAGATATGTATGATAA TATGATCCATTTGTGCGGAGCTATGATTGTTCTTCGTTCATCATCTCAAATTTGGAATTTTCCGTTGGTGCGATTCCAGCAAGTATTATCTATGTGTGCAGGCTTATCCTTAACTAGCTTCCCGTAA